Part of the Paenibacillus guangzhouensis genome is shown below.
TACGCGCATGAAAGACGATTTCCAGAAGTGCAATATAATGTGCGGGATTCGTACCTTGATAGGCTAGACCCGCTTCGATGAAGGTATCCAACTTCTCGCGTGCCGTCGCAGCTCCTGCTACGCGATCCATAATATATGTCGCCGAGCGTTCCATCAGCTTCATGAGCAAATGGTTCATTAGATCACTCTTATCCGCGAAATGGTAGGAGATCAGCGCTGTGCTCACCCCTGCCCGCTTCGCAATTTGCGACAAGCTGGACTGGGCATACCCGATCTCATCCAGCGTCGCAATCGCACCGTTCATAATCTGCTCACGCCTCGCCTCAGCGATAAAACTCGTCTTCTCTTCCGGATGGTTCGACACCTGTATTCCTCATCTCTGATTGAATAATCAAATTTCTGATCAATTGATCAATTAATTGTTATTATATGCCATTCCTGCTGATTATGCAACTCAGATCATAGGGATGCGGGAGCGATTATTCCGTTGTTACATAAGAAGCTGCAGCTGCTGCAAGATAGTAAGCTAGCCCAGTCTGCTGGCTCTCAAGCATTTGAAGATGGAAGTCATCCGTCAAGAAAAACTGGGTCTGTGCAGCGAACGAAGTCGGCGTGGTCGAATGCCCGTGTGCGTTCAGAAAATCAAGATGAATGCCGATCCGCTGCCTTATCTTCTCGTCGTGATGCTTCACGCCATTCCGAAGCGATTCAGCCATGCCCCCCATAAACGCCATGGCTTCCTTGGCTTGTTCATTCATCTCTGGCACATCGATTGGTTCCGCTTCAGCAAGATTATAATCATAGGTTTCCTTCAAGTGCTGCCTCTGAGCATCCAGCGCTTCTCGCCAAGCTTCATCGCTCTCAAACCCCTGGAATAATTCTTGCACATCCATGCGTGTCCCGGCCTTCGAGTTGCGAAGCGTCTCTAGAATACGTTCCAGCCTTTGCTGACGCATCTCAAGCAGCTTCTCCTGCTCAATCAGAATTTGAATGCGATCGGGTTCGCCTTCAAGCAATTGATTGATTTGCTCCAGCGGGAACTCCAATTCACGATAGAACAGAATTTGCTGCAGACGCTCCAGCTCCTTCGTTCCATAGTACCGGTACCCTGCTTCGCTGATCTCATGTGGGATGAGCAGACCGATTTTATGATAATGATGAAGCGTTTTAATCGTGACGCCAGACATCGTCGATACTTCCTTAACCGTATATAGCATGATGTCATGCACCTCCTTCACTTAGTGTAAAGTCTCCTCTTAGGTCAGAGTCAAGTCATGAAAAAAAGGCACCCATTTCTCCCAAATGGGTGCCTCGCTTCCTTCAATCCCTGTTACTTCACAATCTGCTTCGCGATAGCCGCCAAGTCCGCGATATCAATCTTGCCGTCGCCATTGAGATCGCCAGCCTTAATCACAGCCCAATTCGGATCTTGGCTGGTCCGTCCATAATTGGCCGCCGCGATGGCCAAGTCGCCGATGCTGACCTTGCCGTCACCGTTCACATCGCCAGGAATGCCCGGCGTAACGACCGTTACTTGAATGGTCAGCGATGCAGCACCGATGCTTGTTTCCACACCTTGATCGTCTGCGACAAGCGCCTTCGTCACGGCAACCGTCCCCGTCATCGGCGCCGTCACATCCTTGGCCCGGAATGTCAGCTTCAGTACGTTCGCTTTACCGAGAACACCATGCGCTGCTCCTTCACTCGCGACGATGAACCGAAGCTTGCCCTCTGGCGTTATTGTTTTCTCCACGATGCTCACGCCTGGCAAGATAGATTCTGCACTGACATACGTCATCGCAGCCGCATCATACTGCAAGGATAAATCTTGTGCGTAGACGGAGCCGCTCACTTGATCGAGCCCGAGCGTAACCGTGAACGCTT
Proteins encoded:
- a CDS encoding TetR/AcrR family transcriptional regulator, which gives rise to MNGAIATLDEIGYAQSSLSQIAKRAGVSTALISYHFADKSDLMNHLLMKLMERSATYIMDRVAGAATAREKLDTFIEAGLAYQGTNPAHYIALLEIVFHARTPDNISYYRVEDDEDVIQLALQKILREGQATGEFGSFHVEVLASMIQGAIGEYMASAAITRQVDLETYGQELIRMVRTITTRTEGVS
- a CDS encoding MerR family transcriptional regulator translates to MLYTVKEVSTMSGVTIKTLHHYHKIGLLIPHEISEAGYRYYGTKELERLQQILFYRELEFPLEQINQLLEGEPDRIQILIEQEKLLEMRQQRLERILETLRNSKAGTRMDVQELFQGFESDEAWREALDAQRQHLKETYDYNLAEAEPIDVPEMNEQAKEAMAFMGGMAESLRNGVKHHDEKIRQRIGIHLDFLNAHGHSTTPTSFAAQTQFFLTDDFHLQMLESQQTGLAYYLAAAAASYVTTE